The DNA window CTCCCGCCCCAACCGGCACCGGCCCGGGGGCCCCGCCGCCGGACACACTTACATCCCGGCGGAGCCCGCACCGCGCTCCCGCAGCCCGCCCGGCGggggctccgccgccgccgccagcgGCGCGCTCCTTCGCCCCGGTCACCGCCGCCGCTCGTCCCCGCCGGCTACTGCAGGGGCtgcaccgccgccgccgccgcctcgccgtccgcgccgccgctccccgccgaGGTGCTGCCGCTGGAGGCCGCGGacgccgctgctgccgccgccgccgccgccagtTGCAGCCGCCGGACGGCTTCTTTGATGAGGTTGCCGGAAAGgatgagctgctgcaggagccggTGCGGGTCCTCCTCCTCCGCCGGCCCGtcgcccggccccggcggagGCTGCTTCCTCCGGCGGGCGGCGCTCCGCAGCCAGCCCCGTCCGCACAGCTGCTTGGTCACCCGCTGCTGGCCGCTCCGGTCCGGCCGCGGAGGCTCAACGTGTTGCGAATGAGCTTGCGGCGGGGCCGGTCCCCGCGGCGCCagcagcccggccccggccccgctgcagCACCGCGGCGAGTAGGGGGCGGCGCGGTCGCGGGCGCTGCCCGGCCCCAGGTGCTtgggggcgcggggcggcggcggcgcccgcTGGGCgctcagctgcagcacctcGCCCAGCTTGGCCACCAGCGCGTCCACCTCCTTAGAGCCCGCCTGTCCCACGGCGACCGGgcgctccagcagcaggaagcgCTCGCCCGGGCGGCACGGCATCTCTGCCGGGTCCCCGCCGTGCCGCAGCCGCCGCAGCGGGAccggggccgccgcccgcccgccgccccgcgcgCGCGCGAGCACACGCGGCTCCGGCGCTGCGGTCGCGGCTGGAGCTCGGCCCGCTGGCGTTGGTTTGTAAACAATGGGTGACGCGCGCGCCCGGGCGCCTCCCACTGCGCCGGCCGGGGGGGGAGGCGGGCGGCCCTCCAGACCAAGCGCTCGCcggccgctcccggggccggcACCCCGCGCGGACAGGGCTCGGCCAAAGGCACGGGGGCGGCTTCCGCCGCCGGGCGCCGCCGGCCGGGCGAGGCCGCCCCGCGACCACCGAGCGCGACGCTCCTTGTTCCGTCCCTTTCCCCCCCTCGTCTACGCGTCTCGTGGACCGGCCCGCTTTCAAACCCCGCACCTCGGGTCTCGGGGGCGGAGCCGCTGTGATTGGCAGGAGGGGGCGGTGCGCGCCGGGCGGCGGAGGGTCCCGCACCGCCCCGTCGCCTCGGGACGATCGCTtggagggggcagggggagcaccGGGGAGCGCGAGCGGAGCCcggtgacccccccccccccccgtgacCGCCCGGTGAGCGCCCGGCCGGtgccgcgcccgccccgccgtTAACGGCCCGCGGGGCGCCGGTGCGGGCGCGCGCCGGTGTCCCCGTGAGCGCCCGGCGGTTGCGCGCGCGCGGCTCTCCCGCAGCACCGCGCGCCTGGAAGCGGGTCTGGCGCTTCCCAGCGGAGCGCGACCGGCCCGCACCGGCCTCtccgggagcggccgcggcggTGCGATCCCCATTACCCAGCGCGGTCTCCCGCGAGGTTCCGTGCCGGCATCGCGGCGCGTTCGTACCGCAGCGCCCTGCTCTGACCGCTTGGCTCGCGCTCGGCGGTCGGCTTTGCCCTGAGTGCTGCGCCCGCTGTGTGCCCACTGCCGGCGGCGCGTTGGTTTGGGGTTTAATTCCTTGACATAGAAATGCCATCGCTAGAATTTGCACACGCGAAGCAACTCTGTGCAGGTGTTCTGTCGGGATTTCTCTCAGCCTGCGGCTTACTTCATCAAGGCTCTGCCCTATCGCTTCATGTCCCAGTCCCATTCCTTCCCTTGTTTCTGTCACTGCATCATTCAAGCACTGAAATTTCTATGAATAGCCTTAAAAAAGGTTTTCTGGGTGTTGGAACTCTGGGGACATAGTCCAGAACATGCTTATTCACGTGACGGGGCATGCGGTCGGTTCTGCTGGGAACAGCTTGTAAAGTGTAAGTTGTTCGTACACATAActgctctcaccactgtgccCTTGATTAATCAGTAATCGGCTGGCAAAGGAGAGGGCATGTCCTTTGGTCTGTTTGTCCTCGTGTCCTCCTGAGCTACTTCCACTTGCTGTACAGAGCAAGAGAACCTGTGCATAAATGCACGTGTTTGTGAACATGCCTGCTATCTGCACATGGTACTGGTCACTCCAGCCTAGGTGTCCAAGCCCATTACTACATCCCCTGCCTGGATTTGTATCAGCTGGGCATAAATCATGTTACCTAATTGCTTATTATTTATTCATGTGCATACTTAAGGTACTGAGACTTTCTTATTTTCAGCACCTTTTTGGTAACTGTCATTTAAAACTCAGATCACATTTTTCTACAGATGATGAAAAAGTGAGATTTTGTTgccccccccgcccgcccccaAACATTTTTGAGAAAACACTTTCACCTTTATTCCTTATTTATGCAGTATCTATTCAAAAGCAATAGAAGCAGGCCTACATGGATACATGGATGGATCTACTTCAGCTCCAAGGGAGATCGATATTCAGATCACTTCTGAGTAGGTAATCTGGTATTCTATACAAGCAAAACTGCAATAAACCAGTACAGCTTAttccagccttttcttctcccacaaaagcaaaataagctATACCAGCAAAAGCTCAGTGCTGCTTGTGATTACATCTACACCTGGGGCTTTCAGGAGCCCGGGAATGATAATTACAAATCGTGCTTCATTGCATCCCTGACCAAcggcagtgctgggaaaagctTGCAGGATCGTGCAGATCAGTGCCACAGATAGGGAACTCAGAGCGCAGTCATTAGCAGAATCCTGATGTcctcagattttttaaaatgcaaaatattagTGATGACTGGTTGACAAGGACTGAGTATCTCCTTATGGTTTTAGGACTAAACATAGTGCAAATGTTTACACTGAATGCTACTGATCAGGATTAATAGATTTACCAGCTGAACAAAATGAGATTTGTGGACCTTCAGGAGAAGGGTGTTTCAGATTGTCCTCCTAGAGGAATTGGGAACCTCAGGCATTACTTAGATACTATCTGCTTTTTTCACTAGATGATGAgagaaaagctaaaatcctgGAGAAGATAGTATATCCTATATCTGCAGTTCTCCCTCAAAGATTTGTTTATGTGGGAAAACTGTACCAAAGAGGGCTTAATATGAATTTACATCATAATTATATCTGTGGAATGGATCTCAGTCTGTCAGCTCCCAGAGATCTTTCTGGGACTAAACCCCAATCCATGCTAGGGGCAGATTTAAACTGTCTGCAGCCATTATCGGATGTTCCTGGCAGAAATGCTACAGCAGTTCATGAACAGGTAGCTGTTTGCTAGTGCCTCTCCATAGAAATGAGAACAACTTCAGCAGTGGATTTTGCAATAAAAGGGCTGTCATAGGTGTCCTGATGTGGAGTTTGTGAGTGTAAGTGACAGGGTTGGCAGCCCCAAAGAAGCTGAGGCCTCATCAGTTGTAACTATCAGGTCATTTGGCCAAGTCGTGAGTAAGCTATAGCTTACTCACTGTGTTCTCTTTTTAATTAGGAGAATCACAGCCTGGTTATCATACTTGGTCTTCTACCACTGGAGatgagctctgcagcactgcttttattttagcagTTTACCACAGTaattgcagttttaaaaatccccaaaacctcAAAGCGTAGAACATTAAGGATAGGGGGaggttctttttaaaataaaagtataaaagGAGTTGCAAAACTGTTGACAAAATTTTTCTGACCCCTGACAGTATTTTTCTGAGCAGAAATTTGATAATTACTGTTGCTgctattcttttttattttattttccagatgcaTTTCTGTGTATGGTCTGCTGGGATTGCCAAAATTCTCATGGCAACTTGTCGTCTAAGTCATTCTATTAGCAAGACATTACAGTTGAGAACAGTCATTGGTCCCTTTTTATGATTATTGTTCACTTGCACTCTCACTTTATTCAAATGTTTAGAAAACAGTCTTTAAGATACTTTTAGTAATACTTGTCTTTCAGCTATTCCTAGCAGAGGACAAAACCTGAGTTTCATAAGCAAGTactaattatattaattatgtGTCCATCTATAAAAATTTGACATAATTTTATTGTGTTTCTTGAGgatacattttcatttcagaatataaaggtcaatttttatattttacctTTTGTACTGATCCTGACAACATGGACACCTGGATGTGAATTCTGAGCTTTAAACCTattaaagacaaagaaagaaaacccttAAATCCTTTGAAGTCTGCAATCCAGTGTAATCTCGGTCTTTTGACTACATGTATGTGTTCAGGATCATGCACATGTTCTAATCTGTTATGGAGACGCTGTAACCCAGTCAATgtgaaaattataaataatactTCATTTATGCAGGTGTTTACATTTCATACCGTTTTGCCGGAGCTGCATGAACTGTGATCTCAGACTTTGGCATGTGTAGAAATGAATCAGGTTGATAAATTCATGATAGAGACTATGTAGTGTTGCATCACAGTGTTAAAGTATTTATAGTGTTGTTTACAAAACAGTAAGACAGCTTTGAACAGGGTGAACCCAATGACTAGGAGTCCTTTCCAGTCCTTTCTTTCTCCAGGCGTTTCTCACATCTTTTACTTTCTACAGAAACTTCTGTAATATTTGTTAAATATGCAGAGCTTCTCTTTATAACTAACAATAGTGTCAATGAAGGGTGCTTGTgcaaagtaaattattttcctgtgcaGAGTTCAAATGCAGAATGCGGAGAGGCCAGAACACCATCCAAATAAGACAAGTTTGGATTCCCCAATAATTGTTTTGTCATTTGCATTTATAATGGatttccaagaagaaaagacaTTCCTTTAGAAACAACTGAGGCTGCTAAGTGACACAAATGTATTTACTGTGTCATAACTTGCAAAAGCCAAGCACATTAAAACAAGAGCTTTAATAAGCAGCAGTGTCATGAATCTCACCTTGAACACACAGGGTAAATATAAACCCGTTGGCCAGCAGCTTTGCATGGTTTGGAATGCCCAGTCTGAGACCTTAATGGAAACAGGAAACAttagttgttttaaaaaatacagactttCACTCTTAAGGAATTTAAATATGCATACTTTGTCCCAATGGATGTTTggaatttgtttctttcatgtattatttctgtttattctcATTCAATTACCTAAGAATTTGCATGTAGGGATACTGCTTCCTAACAAGGCTGGAAACTACACTGTCAGTTGTGAGGTTGAGTTACTTCTTTTTGCTGAAGTTATCATTGTTTCTTATATCTTTTAGACACAAAATACCCTCTCCAGTGTTTTGGGGACAGCA is part of the Vidua chalybeata isolate OUT-0048 chromosome 1, bVidCha1 merged haplotype, whole genome shotgun sequence genome and encodes:
- the LOC128791291 gene encoding GSK-3-binding protein-like translates to MPCRPGERFLLLERPVAVGQAGSKEVDALVAKLGEVLQLSAQRAPPPPRAPKHLGPGSARDRAAPYSPRCCSGAGAGLLAPRGPAPPQAHSQHVEPPRPDRSGQQRVTKQLCGRGWLRSAARRRKQPPPGPGDGPAEEEDPHRLLQQLILSGNLIKEAVRRLQLAAAAAAAAASAASSGSTSAGSGGADGEAAAAAVQPLQ